cgcttgatcctcactagggtcgcggggggtgctggagcctatcccagctgtcttcgggcagtaggggggggggacaccctgaatcggttgccagccaatcgcagggcacacagaaacgaacaaccattcacacctaaggacaatttagagtgttcaatcagcctgccacgcatgttttttggaatgtgggaggaaaccggagcacccggagaaaacccacgcaggcccggggagaacatgcaaactccacacagggaggccggagctggaatcgaacccggtacctctgcactgtgaagccgacgtgctaccgggccgccctgaaagtGAACACGTCTTATGAATTTGACACACCGCAGCGAATAAGAGTGTTGTTATTGTTGCGTATCTTCCCAATGGGCAATGGGAATTTTtcccaagagagagagagaaaatatccTATCCATTCAAAAAATCCAACACTGGAAAATGTGTATCATAACTGGAAAGATACCAAAATGCCAGCACGTGGTGAGAAATATACCTCTCGGTCTCCATAAGAGGAACATTTTCCGCTAAAATACTTGAACAGCCCCCAGAAgggtacaaagcacacaacagaGGACACTGTGATCTTTTGTGTCCCAATGTAGGTGTGCCAGAAAGCAGGCGAGATCTCCCTTCTAAAGCAGCAGCTGCGAGACAGCCAGGAGGACGTCAGCCACAAGCTCAATGAAATAGTCGGCCTCAGGGCACAGCTGAAAGAAATCACAGCCAAGGCGGAGATGCTCAAGGAAGAGAACAAAGACGGCGGCGACAGGCTACGCTCCCGCACCATCCAAGTGAAGGTTAGGTTCTATCGGAATGTCTTTACACGCTCGGGTTCAAATTCAAACAGAGAATAACGACCTGatcttattttaatttcagaCAAAAGTACTTGGTAAGAATGTTGAGTTGCTTTTTCGGTAGGTCCACTTGATGTCAAAATTTATTCAAGCACGCTCTCTGGTCAGGGACACCTGCATAGTCACTTTTCCAAAACAAGAGCGCTCCTCAGCTAacgtgaaatgacttttttttttgttcttgtcatcACCACCGTTGAGAGAATTTCGGGGAAATAATCCAGCCGCAGCACAAACAGACAAAACTTTTTGCATTAGTGTGCGATAAAGCTGCAAATGCCCAGTTTTGATTGGCACACTTTGAGAGTATTCATTTCCACACTCATTGGTAAACAGGATTATGCCGAAAAACAAACTTCATGTTCCCTATTGTGACAATTTGTGTGAAGGATGAATTTAACAGGCtcttattgtttaaaaaaaagtgttacaaTCAGGCTCATTAtagttaacaaaaacaaatgaaaataactaaaactgaaaaaaaatacattagaaaaataaaataacgaaaATGCTCTTAAAAAAGCGAAAAGTAACagactatattttgttgtttacaaaactaactataattataatgaaaaagtacttaattttctttttttttgtcaatgaataCCATAAATGAGCTTTCAGAAGCCATTTTAACTCGAGAGGAAGCAAGGTCAGTTGTTTGAGAATTACTGTTTAGTTTATTACACAatacttggtctttttttttaaatcttgcactGTACTCCACACATTCAAAAATTAAACTAATCCTGTCATGAACAAAAAACCCATAAAAACCTAAACCGAAgcatttttgggaaaaaaaaataaaaactaaaaaaaaaaataccacgctttgctttaaaaaaaaatcatgaaaactaactgaatttcaaaaacaaaagtcaaaacgaaactaaaaaaaataacgacaaTGACAAATCCAAAATAACCTTGATTACATTAGGAATGGAAATTTTCATCGTCTGGATTTAAGATAATTTGGTGGATGCTTTCTGGGAAAATCGAACGGATTCATCGCATTTTTcgtcatttcaatggggaataaTGATTCAAAATACTTCATCAAGTCTCTTCTTTCCCAATTTAGGTGTGCCAAAATGAACTCCAGCGCAAGAAGAATGAAGCTGATCTGCTGAGAGAAAAAGTGGGCCAACTGGAGAAAGACTTTGATGAAAAGGCCCTAGACCAGAAGCCGCATCAGCGCACTTCACACCCTGAGCCGTGCGTCCAAAATCAAGCCGCAGAGCAAGTCACCACCGTCTACAAGCCAAAAGAGGAGCCTGAGGGCCAAACGTCCACAGAACTCCTCCACAAAGAAGTGGAGAGACTCAAGCGGCAGCTCGGCGAGGAAAAGGCGGCTCAGGAGAGACTGGCAATCACTTTTGACCAGGAGAGACGTACGTGGAACAAGGAGAAGGACAAGGTCATCAAGTATCAGAAGCAGCTCCAGATCAACTACCTGCAGGTGCACAAGAAGAACCAGGACCTGGAGCGACTCATGAAGGAGCTGAATGCTGAACTGGAGGCTCGGGCGGGGCTGGCCCTGGATCTCAAGTATAGCTCAGGTCTGCAGACCTACGATGATGTCATCGCCACTGAGATATGACTGCCTGCTGCcacgtgtactttttttttaaattaaaaaaaaaattattttacactaaagccttcacagcagacactgGAGGCCATTGCCATTgctcattattgttattgtagcgcttaactttttttttttttgggtgacatttAATTAAACCAATCAAAATATCAAATTATATAATTTAGTTTTGCATGATATTAATTTATTGAAGGTTAAAGTAATTTttgaatgctatttttttttgtactttacaGGTCCTTTGATGTTGAGTTGACGAAATGATGATTCCAACGCAAATTATTATGAAAGTTGCTAAACATTTGTCTCCACAAGCATGAAAACTAATAAAGCAATATCAACtgcatttcaagacattttaataaggaatttttattttactcgTGAATAAAATATACCATTCAATATTCTGTTTTAATGTAAGTCAGTGCAGTTTGATTCTGCCCCTAATATTTGAAATTTCCTGACATGTAATAGCAgtaaactactttttttttggtaattcgCTCCACCTTGACTGAGGCCTCAATTCCAGCTCAAGAAAACGTCCcaaaaaagcaaagcatgaTGTTGCCACTACTATGCTTCAAATGCTTCTAatctacccatccatccatccattttctgaaccgcttaatcctcactagggtagcggggggggggaggtgctggagcctatcccagccgtcttcgggcagtaggcgggggacaccctggatcagttgccagccaatcgcagggcacacagaaacgaacaaccatccacgctcacattcacacctagggacaatttagagcgtccaatcagcctgccatgcatgtttttggaatgtgggaggaaaccggagcacccggagaaaacccacgcaggcccggggagaacatgcaaactccacacagggaggccggagctggaatcgaacccggtacctctgcactgtgaagctgaagtgctaaccactaatCTACCcatttattgaaaaaataaataaacacgaaTTAGCtcacaaattgaaaatgaacaagaaacTGATGAGATAAAAGTGgtctaatcattttttttcaatgttctgACTTTGATTCACCACTGCgtttcattacaaaaaaaaaaaaatagaagcacAGTCTCAAAGATATTTTACCAGTCAAACGCTGGATTCTGATTGATCACTACTAATGGATTCCAAGCATCAGCTCCGAATCTTTTGTCATTCGCTCCTGATGCCCACGCCCTTATTTGGATTTAAAGAATGAGATTGTTTTCCCTCTTGCCCGATCATCTCCTTCTCTTCGTGAGCTAATTCCTCCAAAATCAGACATGAAATCAAATTAAAGCCCGTTGCCAGTATGTGGCTCTTTTGTTCATGGCATGCATGGAAGATTACTCCTAACTTGATAAGGACGCATTCAAAGTCTGTTTAAACAGAGCAGAGGGTGAGGCGTCTTCCTGATGAGAACACAATACATTTCGTGGAATATCTGGATTTTACATGCGCTCACCATTTGGACATCTACTCCAGCCCGGAAGGGTTTTCATCAACAGTTGAATTTATTTCCATTGACATTTGACTGAAAATCAAACACGATCTTAACATCTGTGGGTGCTGAAAATATAATCCAAGCATCTATACCCATCGGTAAAGAAAAACACTTAAAAGATTTCTCCCGAAGTCTGTCAGAACTTCATTCATCCCATCcgttttccacccccccccctcccccctccatcgCAGGATCAGCCCCAGTAGTAATGCTTTGTGCTATAATGAGTTGCGGTCCAGCGGGCATCTCCGTGTCATTGGACGGCCGTTAAGAAAGCCCCCGAGAAGACGCCGGCCGATAACCGAAGCCTGCCCTGCGGTGACATGATAATGACACTCTCATATCCTGCTGTGATTCTCCTCATCGGCTGACAGTCAAGAAcaaaagggggggcggggggggcctGAATTCATTAGCAAAGGGGCGGCGCATTTGCACAACGATATTTACCGCGCCATATTCAGATTCTAAAGCGTGTTAACGGGGAATATCCTGACTGATGaccaaagccccccccctcgCTACTGTAAATAAGCCATCCGGGTAAATAATGAATGAGTCAATAACGGTGTAACAGTCGCTGCCATGGCCTCATTACTCATTACACTCACATACTCAAATGTGCTATATCGCGACCATACCCATGAGCAATTAGTTGCTCCTTAAATATCAAGGGGCTTGTTATTTAGCCCGCTATTTTATACTTTTATTGGTTTATTCAAAGAGCCGCGCTACAGGGCCGCCTCAGCAAATCCCCGACCTCCTCTGCAGTCAGCAAAGTAATTGGGGAGGGAGTCCCAGAGGGTCCTCGCACACGCGTACTGCTCAACCTGATAAGATGACATGGCAGTGGAGGGAGATTGGGGCAAAGTAGAGTGCGGCCGTGTGGAGGATGGGAGTACCGGGTGTGCTTGTGCACATGCATGCGTGAACTAAAGCGAATAGGTTTGCGGTCTTTGGAGACTTAACTGCTTGGCTGGGAAACCATCTGGAGCCCACTACCCTACGATTGCCGCACCCATGCCCCCtcagcaacccccccctccaccattCCCTTTTCTATTGGGATGTCAACATCGATACATGGGAGGGAGTCTGTCCAGATGCCAATTCAAGCCTCCCCTCCCCTTCAGCTGAAAATTTGTTAATTaactgtgtctctctctctgagagagaatgagaaaaaatGCCCTTTGTATCTGTGCCATTCCTTGCGAGCCAGCGCTTTTTCTGAAGCGTTGCCAAATTAGCAGAAACAGATGAAAACGCTGTGAAAGGTCTCTTCTATGAATCCATATCTTGAATTAATTGGGCTTGAACTAAGTCGAAATATGGGCCGGGCGCATTCTAAACGACcaatgaagaagaagcagaCCCTAGAATGGAAGATTCAAACCGAGAACCTCTCGAGTATGATGCGGAGCTGCAAATCACTCAATCACATAAAATGTTTCGCTCACATTTTAAAAGGTTTTCCATTTCTTTCTCGATACTGGTTTGCAcaatgttttcaacaaaatgtaatcGTTATAGTTTTCATTTATATCTTAAACACAAACTGGCTGGCTTTTTCCACATTCTTGTGTCACtcgataaaacaacaacaacaaattgctTTGACTCCAAATGAGGCCAGCGTAGAAATAATTTATCGAGCAGCGCGGAGGAGCAAGAGTTTCATGGGTCTCAATCTCCGTTCCAACGGATTGTACagcggatataaaaagtctacacacccataAGACCAGCTTTTTGTGGTATAATAAGATAATATCttaaactctttttttaaatgaccaatcacattcaaactcatgtaaGATAGGAGTCAGCACATTCAAAGTGCCTGTGATTGACCCCAAATCAAATGTaggtgttctagtaggcttttgcCGGCATTTGTGTTACGAGTAGAAGCCTGGAGATTTTGGGCTAACACTGCGATTACAAAGTATTCATACCGGTAAGTCCTGCCACCTTGTCTAACGACACGGTTTGGGTTAGAGAAAAACAGCTAAAATGGTGAAGCTACTACGTTGCCTCACTATACCGCCAGACCAGAACAAAATATTCCCAGTAACATTTTGTGATGGCCCGGTGAACAGCGGTGTGGAGACTTTTATGTCAAATGAGCATTCACACCTATTTTGTGCACCGCAACGAAGTGATCATATCCTGAGGTGATGACAAAACGAAGGTGAGTTACATTGCTTCCGCCaagctggaaaacaaacacaaagtaagGAAAACAAGTTAGGATTTGCCCCCAAGTTCATTTCATTAATTAAGTTTGATATGATCATGTTGAACCTACTGAAATAGAATTTGTCTGAAGCTGCCCCTCTGTGAGTTTCAGTTCTGCAGGAAAAACTGTTAATTAGGATTTGTAATGCAAGTGAGTGACTAAGACATGCATATAGTCATCATCCCTACCTTTCTCGTCAACAAACTCAAAGTGAGAGGCGTTTTCCGACGTGTTCTTTTCTACTTTTAGATGCTTGACTGCAACAAACAAAGCGAGGGGGAAGAGTCATCAGGCCTGTCCAGAAGATTTAATTAACTCATCACCAAATTTcactaaaatgaaatgaaaaatggctGTGTTTAGATTTAGGATACAGCCTTGGAGAACATCCCACAAAGCGTGACTCATCTGTTGGGCTTTGGAGGGCATCATTATGGAAGAGGTGGGACCttattttaactcattttaaGAACACCTGAAGCCTGGAAAAGAATAGAACTATTTATGCTGCATTAACCAACCTTGATTTTGACTCGGAATGACACGCATGCACATGACGTCACTCtcctgagtgaaaaaaaaaatcctaaatgtCAAATCTAATTCTCAAtcacattttgattttcatttgacGTTTAGAGAGCCCAATTGCAATTAAGTCGggacgttgtgttaaacatgCTGTAAATATGAACAGAATacggtacatccatccatccaagagGGAGGAAACGTTATCTGTGctgtatacagcacatttgacaataaagttggactCGATACttgattttctgatccgctttatcctacGAGGGTAGCGggtgtcctggagcctatcccagatgaccatgtaggcggggtacaccctgaactggttacgagccaatcgcagggcactaatagacaaacagccattcacaacCATACCcgaggacaatttagaatgataTAACCTGCGGTGcacatttttgcaatgtggtAGAAAAcgggattacccggagaaaaccttttgTTGGTGAATTTGTTTCCCGTTCTTGCTTGAAGTACAGCGTCAGCTATTCAACTATCCGGAGTCGCTGTTGTCGTATTTTACACTTAATAATGCGCCACACATTTtcagacaggtctggactgcaggcaggccggTTGAGTACCTGCACTCTTTTACTACAAAATTGTAACATATGTAGACTGTGGTTTGGCAATGTCTTGTTGAAATAAGCACAGACATCCATGAATAAGACGTTTGGAAGGCAGcaaatgtttctccaaaacctgtaTCTACCTTTCAGCATTAAAGGGAAAGTTAACCCCAAAAGAATTTCTTTACAATTATATGTTGTATGCAGCCTCACTAGTCTAACCGTTTAGTTCTATTTAGCATTCAAGTTTTAACACCTAACATTTATTGACACATTTCATAACTGGATTTAAAGAATTAGCACATCTGTAATTTGGCAAATATTCTTGTAAATCTGCAACAAAAAAGTGATTCTTAAACaaatcacattattttttttcaatgaatgttTGAAGTTAAATGTGACAGTGCCAATGAAAAGTAAGTCTTATCGTTCatgtttgatttaattttttcaaCCCACCGTTATAGCTGTCCAAGGTTACTGAAGAAACGTTTGTCATTTCTGCAAAGCGAATGATGAATTCCTGAGGAAACATTCCCGTGGACATCCAAAATGTGTTGGCGTTTCTGGTTCAAAGACATTAAATAGCTAATCCCAGGTAAAAATCCCAATTTGCAAAACAGTACTgtcataacaaaaacaaaactcactgAGGAGGAGACCCTTACCCGTCAATCATATTTTCCGGCGGGTGTTTCTCATCGTTGGAAGCAGCCACAACAACTTTCAGTCCC
This sequence is a window from Hippocampus zosterae strain Florida chromosome 6, ASM2543408v3, whole genome shotgun sequence. Protein-coding genes within it:
- the hspb11 gene encoding intraflagellar transport protein 25 homolog, with product MTYFSCDAEGWRSNAWLFVCFSETAHQTTFGILFCVACHSCTMSESSIRSLGLKVVVAASNDEKHPPENMIDGNANTFWMSTGMFPQEFIIRFAEMTNVSSVTLDSYNVKHLKVEKNTSENASHFEFVDEKELKLTEGQLQTNSISLGGSNVTHLRFVITSGYDHFVAVHKIGQASVIGRRLLGGFLNGRPMTRRCPLDRNSL